A stretch of the Onychomys torridus chromosome 23, mOncTor1.1, whole genome shotgun sequence genome encodes the following:
- the Ano7 gene encoding anoctamin-7 produces MLRKRAWEEDSAVLIDMASVQSENGSSYGSTAHASEAGKQQVAPSRVGSPAKPPIDFVLVWEEDLRNQESPTQDKTDTHEFWRETFLEKLRLTGLHVDQHDVQDKATAVHYILLRAPWAVLCYYAEDLRLKLPLQELPNQASNWSATLLEWLGIPNILLEHVPDTPPEYYSCQFKASKLQWFLGSDNQDTFFTSTKRHQILFEILAKTQYGHEKKGFFGIDQLLAEGVFSAAFPLHDGPLSAVPENSQGLGLTQRQVLFQHWARWGKWNKYQPLDHVRQYFGEKVALYFAWLGFYTGWLLPAAVVGTAVFLVGCFLVFSDIPTQELCHSSDGFEMCPLCADCAFWLLSSACTLAQAGRLFDHGGTVFFSFFMALWAVLLLEYWKRKNATLAYRWDCSDYEDIEERPRPQFAAKAPLTALNPITGEDEPYFPEKSRVHRMLAGSVVLLMMVAVVIMCLVSIILYRAIMAVLVSKSDNAFLSAWAPRIASLTGSVVNLVFIVILSKVYVVLARVLTRWEMHRTQTSFEDAFTLKVFIFQFVNFYASPVYIAFFKGRFVGYPGNYHTLFGVRNEECAAGGCLIELAQELLVIMVGKQIINNVQEVLVPKLKGCWQRLYSRRGKAGMGAHPAPWEADYELLPCEGLFHEYLEMAVQFGFVTIFVAACPLAPLFALLNNWVEIRLDARKFVCEYRRPVAERAQDVGIWFHILAGLTHLAVISNAFLLAFSSDFLPRAYYRWTRAPDLRGFLNFTLARAPPAFAAAHNRTCRYRAFRNDDGHYSQTYWTLLAIRLAFVIVFEHVVFSIGRLLDLLVPDIPESVEIKVKREYYLAKQALAENETGSPWSNRSDE; encoded by the exons ATGCTGAGGAAACGAGCCTGGGAAGAAGACAGTGCAGTGCTGATCGACATGGCCTCCGTCCAATCAGAGAATGGGTCCTCTTATGGAAGCACAGCCCATGCCTCAGAG gcAGGTAAACAGCAGGTGGCCCCCAGCAGAGTTGGGAGCCCTGCCAAACCCCCGATTG attttgttcttgtttgggaAGAAGACCTgagaaaccaagagagccctACCCAGgacaagacagacacacatgagTTCTGGAGGGAGACCTTTCTGGAAAAACTTCGTCTGACTGGCCTGCATGTAGATCAG CATGACGTCCAGGACAAGGCCACTGCCGTTCACTACATCCTCCTCAGAGCACCCTGGGCTGTACTCTGCTACTATGCAGAAGATCTGCGCCTGAAGCTGCCTCTGCAG gagttACCGAACCAGGCCTCCAACTGGTCGGCCACCCTTCTCGAGTGGCTGGGCATCCCCAATATCCTGCTGGAGCATGTGCCAGACACGCCTCCCGAGTACTACTCCTGCCAGTTCAAAGCAAGCAAGCTACAATG GTTCCTTGGAAGTGATAACCAGGACACCTTTTTCACCAGTACCAAGAGGCACCAGATT CTGTTTGAGATCCTGGCCAAGACGCAATATGGCCATGAGAAGAAAGGCTTCTTTGGGATCGATCAGCTGCTGGCAGAGGGTGTCTTCAGTGCGGCCTTCCCGCTGCATGAC GGCCCACTCTCTGCAGTCCCAGAGAACTCACAGGGCCTGGGGCTCACCCAGCGCCAAGTCTTATTCCAGCACTGGGCTCGCTGGGGCAAGTGGAACAAGTACCAGCCACTGGACCACGTACGTCAGTACTTCGGGGAGAAGGTGGCTCTCTACTTCGCCTGGCTTG GGTTTTACACAGGCTGGCTCCTGCCTGCAGCAGTGGTGGGCACAGCGGTGTTCCTGGTGGGGTGTTTCCTGGTGTTCTCAGACATACCAAC GCAGGAGCTGTGCCACAGTTCAGATGGCTTTGAAATGTGCCCACTCTGCGCTGACTGTGCTTTTTGGCTGCTCTCCAGTGCCTGCACACTGGCCCAG GCTGGGCGGCTCTTCGACCACGGCGGTactgttttcttcagtttcttcatggCACTGTGGGCGGTGCTGCTTCTGGAGTACTGGAAGCGGAAAAATGCCACACTGGCCTACCGCTGGGATTGCTCTGACTACGAGGACATTGAG GAGAGGCCTCGGCCCCAGTTCGCTGCAAAGGCTCCTCTGACAGCCCTGAACCCCATCACTGGGGAAGATGAACCCTACTTTCCTGAGAAGAGCCGTGTACACCGCATGCTGGCTGGCTCTGTGGTCCTCCTGATGATG GTGGCTGTGGTGATTATGTGCCTTGTGTCTATCATTCTGTACCGGGCCATCATGGCTGTGCTTGTGTCCAAGTCAGACAATGCCTTCCTTTCGGCCTGG GCTCCACGAATTGCCAGCCTCACAGGGTCAGTGGTGAACCTTGTCTTCATCGTCATCCTCTCCAAGGTCTACGTGGTCCTGGCCCGGGTCTTAACAAGATGGG AGATGCACCGGACACAGACCTCATTCGAGGATGCCTTCACCCTCAAGGTGTTCATCTTTCAGTTTGTCAACTTCTATGCCTCGCCTGTGTACATTGCCTTCTTCAAGGGCAG GTTTGTGGGATACCCAGGCAACTACCACACCTTGTTTGGAGTCCGAAATGAAGAG TGTGCAGCGGGAGGCTGCCTCATTGAGCTGGCACAGGAGCTCCTGGTCATCATGGTGGGCAAGCAGATCATCAACAATGTGCAGGAGGTCCTTGTCCC AAAGCTGAAGGGCTGCTGGCAGAGGCTGTACTCCAGGAGAGGGAAGGCTGGCATGGGGGCCCATCCAGCACCTTGGGAGGCCGACTACGAGTTGCTGCCTTGTGAGGGGCTGTTCCACGAGTACCTTGAAATGG CGGTGCAGTTTGGATTCGTCACCATCTTTGTGGCCGCCTGCCCGCTGGCGCCGCTCTTTGCCCTGCTCAACAACTGGGTGGAGATCCGCCTGGACGCACGCAAGTTCGTGTGCGAGTACCGGCGCCCGGTGGCCGAGCGCGCCCAGGACGTCGGCATCTGGTTCCACATCCTAGCCGGCCTCACACACCTCGCGGTCATCAGCAAC GCCTTCCTGCTGGCCTTCTCCTCCGACTTCCTGCCGCGTGCCTACTACCGCTGGACTCGCGCCCCGGACCTGCGAGGCTTCCTCAACTTCACGCTGGCGCGCGCGCCGCCAGCCTTTGCGGCTGCGCACAACCGCACTTGCAG